In a single window of the Gossypium hirsutum isolate 1008001.06 chromosome D02, Gossypium_hirsutum_v2.1, whole genome shotgun sequence genome:
- the LOC121214590 gene encoding uncharacterized protein, with translation MAVNLKGAEETGDNLCLKQLKGFQFESAESYVKLEVKLAAGICPEEITLKEAENANTRWIVLDSHLKKYKMCIYWNVECNVAVMKGKDVATLMPSRAPKPDCSPVSSEQADAETWPDDPSLNDQETGNQNVIEEGESSIQPAPRGPSWCPLQFRPGFPREFLFSEIEEITNGFSDIVCQEGNLKVYEGVLQNTPVIVKSIQDDEQFWSMLTILSRVRHRNIMNIIGYCCTATNRLLISDYPCLYSFAMKLQCKIPSSFIPPFSQLKHSNAILWRASGYPRRMLPF, from the exons ATGGCTGTCAAC CTGAAAGGTGCAGAGGAAACAGGGGATAATCTTTGTTTGAAACAGCTGAAAGGTTTCCAATTCGAAAGTGCTGAAAGTTAT GTTAAGTTGGAGGTCAAACTTGCTGCTGGAATATGTCCTGAAGAAATAACACTCAAAGAAGCAGAAAATGCTAACACAAGATGGATTGTTCTTGACAG CCACTTAAAGAAGTACAAAATGTGTATATATTGGAATGTTGAATGCAATGTTGCAGTAATGAAAGGAAAAGATGTTGCTACTTTAATGCCATCAAGGGCTCCCAAGCCTGATTGCTCTCCTGTAAGTAGTGAACAAGCCGATGCTGAAACTTGGCCCGATGATCCATCCCTTAATGATCAAGAAACCGGAAATCAGAACGTGATTGAGGAAGGGGAATCATCGATACAACCAGCTCCACGGGGTCCCTCTTGGTGTCCATTACAATTTAGACCTGGTTTTCCTCGAGAATTTTTGTTCAGTGAAATCGAAGAGATTACGAACGGCTTCTCTGATATCGTTTGTCAAGAGGGAAACCTTAAAGTTTACGAAGGGGTATTGCAGAATACACCTGTTATAGTCAAATCTATTCAAGACGATGAACAGTTTTGGTCGATGCTTACGATCCTCTCCCGTGTACGCCACCGCAATATCATGAACATCATTGGATATTGCTGTACCGCCACGAACAGATTACTCATATCCGATTATCCATGTTTGTATAGTTTTGCTATGAAGTTGCAATGTAAGATACCTTCTTCCTTTATTCCCCCGTTTAGCCAATTGAAACATTCTAACGCAATTTTATGGAGAGCAAGTGGTTACCCAAGGCGTATGTTGCCATTTTAA